From the Paenibacillus sp. R14(2021) genome, the window TAATATCCGCATAATCGATCATGTCGATCTTCTCAAGCTGCGTTGCCGCGCCGAATTCGCTGGTCATGACATAGAGCGACACATCGCATAAGTCTACGATCGCGGCTCCTCCTTGCCCGATCCCGCTTGTTTCCATCACGATCATGTCGTAGCCGGCATGCTTGACGATGGCGATCGCATCCTTGGCAGCGTCGCTGATTTCAGACTTGGAACCCCTTGTCGCCAGACTGCGCATGAATACGCGCGGATTGTCAATTGCATTCATCCGAATGCGATCGCCGAGCAGCGCGCCGCCCGACTTCTTCTTGGTCGGGTCGATGGAGATCACGGCAATGGAGCGCTGAGGGAAGTGATCCAAATACCGTCGCACCAGCTCGTCGGTAAGCGAGCTCTTGCCGGCTCCGCCCGTTCCGGTGATGCCAATTACAGGTACCTGAGGGGCATGGACATGCAGCTGCTCCAGCACCTGAGCGACTGATTCGTCCGGATTCGCTATGGCGGCATGCTCTTCCGCAAGAGTAATCAGCCTGGCAACGGGTCCCCATTGCCGGCCATTGAGCGAAACTATGTCTTGCTCTATCTGTCTTGGCGTCTCGTGGTCGCAGGCTTGGATCATATAATTAATCATGCCTTGGAGCCCCATCTCCCGGCCGTCGTCCGGTGAGAAGATTCTGGTGATCCCGTACTGCTGCAAGCGGTTGATCTCCGAAGGGACGATGACGCCGCCGCCGCCCGCAAATATCTTGATGTGCCCGGCCCCGCGCTGCTTCAGCACATCGAGCATATAGCTCAAATATTCGACATGCCCGCCCTGATAGGAGCTGATCGCAATGCCTTGCACGTCTTCCTGGATCGCCGCGCTCGTCACTTCTTCAACAGAACGGTTATGACCCAGATGGATAACCTCGACGCCGGAAGCTTGAAGAATCCGTCTCATGATGTTGATAGACGCGTCATGGCCGTCGAATAAAGCGGCAGCCGTCACGAAGCGCACATGGCATTTCGGGCGATAAACATGTGTATCCAAGAGGCATTCCGCCCTTCCATCAGTTGTTGTCCCGCGCCGACTTCATACACCCCTTACTACACTATTCGATTTCAGGCAAGAGATGCCGCGATATAAAACGGTTTCAAGAACAGAAGACAAAAAAGCACCCGCATGCATGCAGTTTCGCATACAAGCGGGTGCTGATCGCCAAGCCCATCAGGTCAGGCCATCCGATTGCGATTAACGCAGCACAGACGATGGATCCCCATAGTAGTGCATATGTCAGATTCTTGAGCCATTAGTTTCTAGGGTAGTTGACTTGCATGATGTCCATGAATGGAACCTTCTCTAATCCTTCCACGGTCTCGACATGGACCTTACCCGTCCGGGAATCCATGGTGACGATCTGTCCCTTCACCGTTTCTTCCCGCCCCCATATGGATAATACGATTATGGACTCCTCTTGGAAGGCCTCACTCAATTGATTGCCAAGCTCTTCTAATACAAATTCATCGCGAGTCGGCCTTTTCGGGACCTTCGTTTTTGCCATTCAAGTCACTCTCCGTACTTCTGTATCTCATACATCCATCATTCGACTGTGGATCATTACTGGTTCGATCGTCTACTAAAACGATCAGTTGACGATCAAGTTACGTCCCGCAGTAGGTTCGATAAGGACGCGTTGTTTGCTCAGGCAATGCCGAATATCGATCGTGCTCCGGCATATGCGAATAAGGCTGTGCCAGCGCTTCAAGAAGCTGATCCATCACGCTGAAGTCTTCCTCGTTCTCTGCGGCTTCCAGCGCTTCCTCGACCAGGTGGTTCCGTGGAATAATCGCTGGATTGCTGCTCTGCATCAATTGCCGCGAGGCAGCGGCGGCTTCAGGCTGCCTGCCAAGTCTCGCCTGCCATGATTCCAGCCACAGCGTAAATTCCGGATCATCGGCTAACACCGTATCCTCCTGCTTGCCATCCGTCAAGGCACGGAAGGTGTTGGTATAATCCGCGCGATGCGTCTGCATCATAACGAGCAGCTGCTCAATCAATTTCTCATCCTGCTCTTCTTCGTTGAAGAGGCCAAGCTTCGCTCTCATGCCCGAAAGCCAGTGCTGATGATACAACGCCGTATAATCGGCGATCACATCCTCGGCCAGGCGGACTGCCTGTTCCTCGTCTTCAGCCAGTACCGGCAGCAGGCTTTCGGCGAATCTTGCGAGATTCCAAGCAGCGATTTGGGGTTGGTTGCCGTATGCGTAGCGGCCTTGCGAATCGATGGAGCTGAATACGGTAGCCGGATCATACGCATCCATGAACGCGCATGGACCGT encodes:
- a CDS encoding YolD-like family protein, giving the protein MAKTKVPKRPTRDEFVLEELGNQLSEAFQEESIIVLSIWGREETVKGQIVTMDSRTGKVHVETVEGLEKVPFMDIMQVNYPRN